The Drosophila teissieri strain GT53w chromosome X, Prin_Dtei_1.1, whole genome shotgun sequence genome has a segment encoding these proteins:
- the LOC122624600 gene encoding uncharacterized protein LOC122624600, translated as MLLMDALFNSLLVVSSGYAMYTLHPLETPYGYATAALSLVHGILGMVRAASNDDDECNRVRLITSGIMEIVPLPLTNIELYLKSTNPSLALAHTCFVVPLVYDMMAKWADTEDTSTETLKELTLLGNVVSLLFLGVNQSSNLYGGLAAIAFAARHGSVILDYYWKGLGAEFNLLAHSMFVVLMTMTLSAK; from the coding sequence ATGCTGCTGATGGACGCATTGTTCAACAGTCTGTTGGTGGTCAGTTCCGGCTATGCGATGTACACCCTCCACCCCCTGGAAACGCCCTATGGTTATGCAACAGCGGCCTTAAGCCTGGTCCACGGAATTTTGGGGATGGTGCGGGCGGCGAGCAACGACGATGATGAGTGCAATCGGGTGCGGCTGATTACGTCGGGCATCATGGAGATAGTGCCGCTGCCTTTGACCAATATCGAGCTCTATCTGAAGTCCACCAATCCCAGCCTGGCCTTGGCCCACACCTGTTTTGTGGTGCCATTGGTCTACGACATGATGGCCAAATGGGCTGACACCGAGGACACCTCCACGGAGACCCTGAAGGAACTCACACTCCTGGGCAACGTCGTCTCCCTGCTTTTCCTGGGCGTCAACCAGTCCAGCAATCTGTACGGCGGCTTGGCTGCCATCGCTTTTGCAGCTCGCCACGGTTCTGTTATCCTCGACTACTACTGGAAGGGACTTGGTGCCGAGTTCAACCTGCTGGCCCACTCCATGTTTGTCGTCCTGATGACCATGACCCTTTCGGCAAAATGA